A genome region from Meriones unguiculatus strain TT.TT164.6M chromosome 19, Bangor_MerUng_6.1, whole genome shotgun sequence includes the following:
- the Tspan17 gene encoding tetraspanin-17 isoform X2, translated as MPAKHQHFQDPEVGCCGKYFLFGFNIVFWVLGALFLAIGLWAWGEKGVLSNISALTDLGGLDPVWLFVVVGGVMSVLGFAGCIGALRENTFLLKFLAAGILAFVFKDWIRDQLNLFINSNVRAYRDDIDLQNLIDFAQEYWSCCGARGPNDWNLNIYFNCTDLNPSRERCGVPFSCCVRDPAEDVLNTQCGYDIRLKLELEQQSSIYTKGCVGQFEKWLQDNLIVVAGVLVGIALLQIFGICLAQNLVNDIKAVKATWSLLSQTSPYSP; from the exons ATGCCCGCCAAGCACCAGCATTTCCAGGACCCTGAGGTCGGCTGCTGCGGGAAATACTTCCTGTTTGGTTTCAACATTGTCTTCTGG GTGCTGGGGGCCCTGTTCCTGGCCATCGGCCTCTGGGCCTGGGGTGAGAAG GGTGTGCTCTCCAACATCTCCGCACTGACAGATCTGGGCGGTCTTGACCCCGTGTGGCTGTTTGTGGTGGTTGGGGGTGTCATGTCGGTGCTGGGCTTCGCCGGCTGCATTGGGGCCCTCCGGGAGAACACCTTCCTGCTCAAGTTT CTGGCGGCGGGCATCCTGGCCTTTGTCTTCAAGGACTGGATTCGAGACCAGCTTAATCTCTTCATCAACAGCAACGTCAGAGCCTACCGGGACGATATTGACCTTCAGAACCTTATCGACTTTGCTCAGGAATAC TGGTCTTGCTGTGGAGCCCGAGGGCCCAACGACTGGAACCTCAATATCTACTTCAACTGCACTGACTTGAACCCCAGCCGCGAGCGCTGTGGGGTGCCCTTTTCCTGCTGTGTCAGGGACCCTGCG GAAGATGTCCTCAACACCCAGTGTGGCTATGACATCCGACTCAAACTG GAGCTGGAGCAGCAGAGCTCCATCTACACCAAAGGCTGCGTGGGCCAGTTTGAGAAGTGGCTGCAGGACAACCTGATCGTGGTGGCCGGGGTCTTGGTGGGCATTGCCCTCCTCCAG ATATTTGGCATCTGCTTGGCCCAGAACCTCGTGAATGATATCAAGGCAGTGAAGGCCACCTG GAGCCTGCTGTCTCAGACCTCTCCATACTCGCCATGA
- the Tspan17 gene encoding tetraspanin-17 isoform X1 — MPAKHQHFQDPEVGCCGKYFLFGFNIVFWVLGALFLAIGLWAWGEKGVLSNISALTDLGGLDPVWLFVVVGGVMSVLGFAGCIGALRENTFLLKFFSVFLGLIFFMELAAGILAFVFKDWIRDQLNLFINSNVRAYRDDIDLQNLIDFAQEYWSCCGARGPNDWNLNIYFNCTDLNPSRERCGVPFSCCVRDPAEDVLNTQCGYDIRLKLELEQQSSIYTKGCVGQFEKWLQDNLIVVAGVLVGIALLQIFGICLAQNLVNDIKAVKATWSLLSQTSPYSP, encoded by the exons ATGCCCGCCAAGCACCAGCATTTCCAGGACCCTGAGGTCGGCTGCTGCGGGAAATACTTCCTGTTTGGTTTCAACATTGTCTTCTGG GTGCTGGGGGCCCTGTTCCTGGCCATCGGCCTCTGGGCCTGGGGTGAGAAG GGTGTGCTCTCCAACATCTCCGCACTGACAGATCTGGGCGGTCTTGACCCCGTGTGGCTGTTTGTGGTGGTTGGGGGTGTCATGTCGGTGCTGGGCTTCGCCGGCTGCATTGGGGCCCTCCGGGAGAACACCTTCCTGCTCAAGTTT TTCTCTGTGTTCCTCGGCCTCATCTTCTTCATGGAGCTGGCGGCGGGCATCCTGGCCTTTGTCTTCAAGGACTGGATTCGAGACCAGCTTAATCTCTTCATCAACAGCAACGTCAGAGCCTACCGGGACGATATTGACCTTCAGAACCTTATCGACTTTGCTCAGGAATAC TGGTCTTGCTGTGGAGCCCGAGGGCCCAACGACTGGAACCTCAATATCTACTTCAACTGCACTGACTTGAACCCCAGCCGCGAGCGCTGTGGGGTGCCCTTTTCCTGCTGTGTCAGGGACCCTGCG GAAGATGTCCTCAACACCCAGTGTGGCTATGACATCCGACTCAAACTG GAGCTGGAGCAGCAGAGCTCCATCTACACCAAAGGCTGCGTGGGCCAGTTTGAGAAGTGGCTGCAGGACAACCTGATCGTGGTGGCCGGGGTCTTGGTGGGCATTGCCCTCCTCCAG ATATTTGGCATCTGCTTGGCCCAGAACCTCGTGAATGATATCAAGGCAGTGAAGGCCACCTG GAGCCTGCTGTCTCAGACCTCTCCATACTCGCCATGA